AGCGCGGCGGCCAGCGCGGCGCCGGGGGCATCGGCGGCGCCCAGCAGCACATCGGCGCGACGCACCGGCTCGTCCACCTGCTGCCACTCGGCCGGCCAGGCGGCGGGCGGCAGGCCAGCCTCGATGGCCTGGGCCAGCGCGTCGATGCGCGCCGCATCCAGCCGGGTGATGACCTGGCCATGGTTGACCAGCAGCGAGGGGCCCTGGTCGGCCAGGCCGATGCACGAGCAGCGGTCGATGCTGAGCGCGCCATCGGCACGCACCTGGCCGGGCGCCACGCCCAGGCGCGCGCACAGCCGGGCCATCAGGGCCGGCGCGCCCTGGTGGCGGTCTGACACATGGTCGGAGAACAGCAGCCGCAGCCGCCCCACCGGCGCCAGGTGCAGAAAGCGGTAGAAGCCGGCCACGCCGCGCAGCTCGGCCAGCGGCAGGGCCATCTCAACGGCCAGGGCCTCCAGTGCGGCGGGCGGCAGCCAGCCCCGCTGCGCCTGCAAGGCCACCAGCCGCTGCAGCAGCTGGCCAGGTTCACCGGCGGGGGCGGCCGACATCGCTGGGCGCCGCGGGGCAGGCAGGACCGGCGGTGGCCGCTGCTACAGCGACAGCGGTGACAGCGGCATGGCGGCCGAATCCTCGTCGGTGGCCGGCAGCGCGTGGGCGGGCGGCTCGCCGGGGCGTGGCGCGGCCAGCATGTCGGGGGTGATCAGCACCACGCCGCGCGGGCTGACATGGAAGCGCGCGCGGTCCTCGTCGAGGTTCAGCCCGGCGCGAAAGCCGTCGGGCAGCACGCAGCCCTTGTCGACGATGGCGCGCTTGAGCACCACGCGGCGGCCGATCTGCACATTGGGCAGGATCACCGAATCCTCCACCAGGCTGGCCTCGGCCACGCGCACCTTCGAGAACAGGATCGAGCGCCGCACCGTGGCGCCGCTGACGATGCAGCCGCCCGAGATCAGCGAGTCCATGGCCATGCCACGCCGGCCCTCGTCGTCGAACACGAACTTGGCCGGCGGCACCTGGCGCTGCAGGCTCAGGATGGGCCACTCGTCGTCGTAGAGGTTGAGCTCGGGTACCACGTGGGTGAGGTCGATGTTGGCCTCCCAGAAGGCATCCACCGTGCCCACGTCGCGCCAGTAGGGCTTGTTGCCGACCATGTTGACGCAGCTCTCGGTGAAGCGGTGCGCCAGCACATGGTGGCCGCCGGCCACCAGGCGGGGAATCACGTCGTGGCCGAAGTCGTGGCGCGAGTCGGGGTCGGCCGCATCGGCCGCCAGCTTGGCGCACAGGAACTCGGTGCCGAACACGTAGATGCCCATGCTGGCCAGCGCCTGGTCGGGCTTGCCCGGCAGGGCCTGCGGCTGGGCCGGCTTTTCGGTGAAGGCGGTGATGCGGTCGTCCGCGTCCACGCTCATCACGCCGAAGCCGCGCGCCTGGTCGAGCGGCACCTCGATGCAGGCCACCGTGGCATCGGCGCCGGCGGTGATGTGGTCGGCCAGCAGGCGCGCGTAGTCCATCTTGTAGACATGGTCGCCGGCCAGCACCAGCACGTACTCGGGCCGCGCCTCGCGCACGATCTCGAGGTTCTGCCACACGGCGTTGGCGGTGCCGCTGTACCAGCGCTCGTCCAGCTGCTGCTGGGCCGGCACCACGTCGATGAACTCGCCCAGCGCCGACTGCAGAAAGCCCCAGCCACGCTCGATGTGGCGGATCAGGCTTTGCGCCTTGTACTGGGTGAGCACGCCAACGCGGCGGATGCCCGAGTTGACGCAGTTGCTGAGCGCGAAATCGATGATGTTGAGCTTGCCGGCAAAGGGCAGCGCGGGCTTGGCGCGGCGGTCTGTCAGCTGGTAGAGCCGCGAGCCGCGGCCGCCGGCCAGCACCACGGCATACACATGCTGCATGCGGTGCGCCAGATCGGCGGCGGCGCGGGCGGCGGCGGCCGGGGCCACCCGGTGCGGCGCGCGCGGGCGCGCCGTGGAGGCCGTGGGGGCCGGTGGGGCGGGCCGTTGGGGCATGTCGTCTCCTGGCGGTGGCCGTGGCGGCCTGCCGCCCAGGATGAGCGGCCAGCGTGACGGCGTCTTGACGAGCCGCGATGCTGCCGCGCATGGCCAGTCCGCGCCAGGGGCGCGAATTGATCCATGTCATTCCCCACCCCGTGAATCAAGCTTGCCCTACCGAGGCCGGCAGGGTGATCGGGCCGCCGCCGGCCCGGCGCACCCCTGGCGCAGCACAAGCGGCAGAACCGGCAGAACCGGTGGCTGCGGGTGGGTGGCTGCGGGCGCCGGCAGCGGCTCAGGCCGGCGGCCCGGCCGGTGCCGGCGGCCGCCGTGCCAGCAGCCCGGCGGCCAGCGTCTCGTAGGCCGCCGCCGCCTGCAGCAGGCGGGCATCGGCGCGCGGCGGTGCGATCAGCTGCAGGCCGGCGGGCCAGCGGCCGTTGGCATGAAAGCCGGCCGGCAGGCTGATCGCCGGTGCGCCGGCAAAGGTGGCGTACAGCGTGCTCTCCATCCAGCGGTGGTAGGTGTCCATCGGCCGGCCGGCAATCTGCGCCGGCCAGCGCTCGCCCAGGGCAAAGGGCCAGGCCTGGGTCACCGGCAGGGCCAGCAGGTCGACCTGGCGCCACAGTGCCAGGCAGGCGTCGTGGAAGCGGCTGCGCAGCTCGCCGGCGCGCAGCAGGGCCATGGCGTCCAGGCCCTGGGCCTGGTCGTGCTCCCACAGCGCCTCGGGCTTGATGTGCTGGCGGGCATCGGGCCGCAGCGCCAGCAGGGCGGCCACACGCGGCGCCACCAGCGCGCGCCGCCACACCAGCCAGGCCTGCCACAGCGCGTCGAGATCGACCGCAAAGCGCACCGGCTGCACCTCGGCACCGGCCGACTCGAAGCGCGCCAGTGCGGCCTGGCAGGCGGGCAGGATGCCGTCTTCCAGCGCCAGATGGCCGCCCAGGTCGCCCAGCCAGCCGATGCGCAGGCCGCGCAGCGAGGCCGGATCGGCATGCGCCGGGCTGAGCGCGAAGCTGGCACCGTCGGCCAGCGCCAGCGGCGTGCGCGGATCGGGCCCGGCCTGGGTGGCCAGCAGCGCGGCCAGGTCGCGCACGCTGCGGGCCATCGGGCCTTCGGTGCCGAGCTGGCTGATCCACAGCTCCTGCGCCGGCCACAGCGGCACGCGGCCCTGGCTGGGGCGCAGGCCGAAGACATGGTTCCAGGCCGCCGGGTTGCGCAGCGAGCCCATGAAGTCGGAGCCGTCGGCCACCGGCAACAGGCGCTGGGCCAGCGCCACCGCGGCGCCGCCGCTGGAGCCGCCGGCGCTGACCGTGGCATCCCAGGCATTGGGCGTGGCGCCGAACAGCGGGTTGAAGGTGTGCGAGCCCAGGCCCAGCTCGGGCATGTTGGTCTTGCCGATGACGATGGCGCCGGCGGCCTTCATGCGCGCGGCCATCAGCCCGTCGTGCGGGGCCACGGCGCCGGCCAGCAGCGGGCTGCCCACGGTGGTGGCAAAGCCCTCGGCCATGGCCGCGTCCTTGATGGCCTGCGGAATGCCGTGCAGCCAGCCACGCGAGCCCGTGCGCGCATGGCCGGGGGCCAGCTCGGCGTCGTGGCGGTCGGCCTGGGCCAGCAGGCGTTCGTCGGGCGCCAGGTTGACGATGGCCCGCAGCGCCGGGTTCAGGCGGTGGATGCGTGCCAGGTAGGCGGCCATCACCTCGCGGCACGACAGCTGGCGCGCATGGATGGCGGCCGAGAGGGCGTGGGCGTCGAGGTCGGTGATCCCGTCCGGGGTGTCGGGGCTGGGGGCAGGGCTGGGCGGGCGGCTGGCGTTCATGCCCGCAGCCTACCTGTGCAGGTTCAATGCCTTGCTGCGGGTGTTCACCCGGTGTGAAGAAAGCGCCCGCGCAGCAGGCTCAATCACGCCGGGTCAGCGCAGGCGGCGCACCGGCAGCGGCCGCACACGGCGGCGCGACAGCCAGGGCAGCGCGATCAGGCCGGCCAGCAGCAGTGCGCCGGTCTTCAGTTCGGGCACCGGTGCGGCCACGCCACCGCCCAGCGCACCGCTGCCGGGCAGGGCGGCCGCCTGGGCCCAGCGCAGCGTGCCGCCGGCCACCAGGTACTCGCCCAGGCCATCGCCGTACAGCGCCACCTGGCTGAAGCGGCCGGCCGGTGCGATGGCACCGACGAACTGGGTGTACTGGCCGTGCAGCAGCCAGCCGGGGTTGTCGGCCGCCGACTGCGCGGTGGCCACGGCCAGGCCCGGCCCGCCGTCAAAGGCCAGGTACAGGCTGGAGGCAAAGCAGCAGGTGCCCCAGTCGCCGATCTCCAGCCCGAAGGCGCTGATCGGCTGCTCGAACCGGAACAGCAGGCCCGAGGCCGGCCCCGCGGTGCTGGGCACCAGGCCGATGGCGGCGCCGCTCAGCGCGCCCGGCAGGCCCAGCGCGCGCAGCGCGGCGTAGTCGGGGTCCACCAGGCGCGGCAGGCCGTCGGCGCCCAGGATGTCCAGGCCGGGCAGCGCGAAGCGGCGCGCGCCGTCGCTCAGACCGTGCAGGGTCTGGGTGTGCACGGGCCGGCCGATGGCCGCCACGCCGGCATCGAAGGCCTGCGCGCCGGCCAGCAGGTCGGCATGGATCAGCAGCGGCGCCGGGTCAGCGCCGGCCGCCTGGGCCGGCACCTGCGGCGTGAACAGCAGGGTGGCCGAGGCCAGCAGGGCGCGGAGCAGCAGATTCATGGGGACGGGGGCGCGAACGGACAGTGGGCAACAGGCCGTCAGTGTGGGCGCGCGGCCTGCGGGCAAAGCCGCGATGAGTGCAGGCTTTCGGTCGTGAATCGGCCCGGTGCGTGGCTGCCCGCCGGGGCGCTCAGCCGCGCCGCGGCGGCGTGGCGGCGTGGCCTGGCAGATCAGCCGCTCAGACGATCAAGGCTCGGCGCCGGCCGCCAGCGCTTGCAGGCAGGCCAGGCACAGGCAGCCGCGGTAGCGCTGGCGCAGCGTGGCCTGCAGCGCGGGGGCCAGGCTCAGCGTGCTGCAGGGGCAGGGTGCCGGGCCCTGCACGCCGCAGTGGAAGCCGCCGCCGCAGCGCGGGCAGCGGTCGGGGGGCGGGGTGTCTGCCGCGGGCTTGGCCGCGGTGTCGGCAGGGGTGGTGGCCGGGGTTGTGGCCGGGGTGTTGCCCGCCGGCTCGGCCGTGGTGGCACCGGTGCCGGCGGCCAGGCCCGTCACGCGAACAGGCCCTGGTGCTGCTCGCGCAGCAGGTTCTTCTGCACCTTGCCCATGGCGTTGCGCGGCAGGTCGGCCACCACGAACAGTTGCTTGGGCACCTTGAAGTTGGCGATCTGCGCCTTGAGCCCGGCCACCATGGCCGCGGCGTCGAGCGTGGCGCCGGGGCGGGCCACCACCACGGCCACCACCGCTTCGCCAAAGTCGGGGTGGGGCACGCCGATCACGGCGCTTTCGGCCACGCCCGGCATCTCGTTGATGAAGCCCTCGATCTCGGCCGGGTAGACGTTGTAGCCGCCGCTGATGATCAAGTCCTTGCTGCGGCCCACGATGGTGATGAAGCCGTCGGCCGCACGCTGGCCCACGTCGCCGGTCTTGAACCAGCGCTGGCCCTGGGCGTCGCTGGCGAACTCCTCGGCGGTTTTTTCGGGCATGCGCCAGTAGCCGGCAAACACATTGGGGCCGCGCACCTGGATGTGGCCGATCTCGCCGCTGTTGCAGGCACTGCCGTCGTCGCGCACCACGCGCACCGCCACGCCGGGCAGGGCCGGGCCCACGGTGCCGCGCTGGCGTGCGCCGTCGCTGGCGCGGCCGGGGTTGCTGGTCAGCATCACGGTCTCGCTCATGCCGTAGCGCTCGAGGATCACGTGGCCGGTGCGGGTGGTCCAGTCGTCGAAGGTTTCCACCAGCAGCGGCGCCGAGCCGCTGATGAACAGGCGCATGTGCGCGGCCTGCGCCGTGCTCAGCGCCGCCTCGCCCAGCATGCGCACGTACAGCGTGGGCACGCCCATGAACACCGTGGCGCGCGGAAACTGCGCAATCACCGTCTTGGGCTCGAACCGGTTCAGCCACAGCATGGTGCTGCCGTTGAGCAGCGCGCCGTGGCTGGCCACGAACAGGCCGTGCACATGGAAGATCGGCAGCGCGTGGATCAGCACGTCATCGGGCTGCCAGTCCCAATACGACTTGAGCACCTGGGCGTTGGACAGCAGGTTGCCGTGGCTCAGCATCGCGCCCTTGCTGCGCCCGGTGGTGCCGCTGGTGTAGAGGATGGCGGCCAGCGCGTCGGCCGGCTTCACCGCCGGCGTGTGCTGGTCGCCGTGGTGCGCGGCGCGTTCCAGCAGGCTGCCGCTGCGGTCGTCGCCCAGCGTGAACACATGCGCCGTGCCGCTGGCAAACGCGATGCGGCTGACCCAGGTGAAGTTCTTGGGCGCGCAGACCACCACCGCCGGCTCGGCATTGCCGATGAAGTAGCCGATCTCGGCTTCCTGGTAGGCGGTGTTCAGCGGCAGAAACACATGGCCGGCGCGCAGCACGGCCAGGTACAGCACCAGGGCCTCCACGCTCTTCTCGGTCTGCACCGCGATGCGGCTGGCCGGCGGCAGGCCCAGGCTGTCGATCAGGTTGGCCATCATGGCCGTGGCGCGATCGAGATCGC
This portion of the Aquabacterium sp. OR-4 genome encodes:
- the glgC gene encoding glucose-1-phosphate adenylyltransferase, with the translated sequence MQHVYAVVLAGGRGSRLYQLTDRRAKPALPFAGKLNIIDFALSNCVNSGIRRVGVLTQYKAQSLIRHIERGWGFLQSALGEFIDVVPAQQQLDERWYSGTANAVWQNLEIVREARPEYVLVLAGDHVYKMDYARLLADHITAGADATVACIEVPLDQARGFGVMSVDADDRITAFTEKPAQPQALPGKPDQALASMGIYVFGTEFLCAKLAADAADPDSRHDFGHDVIPRLVAGGHHVLAHRFTESCVNMVGNKPYWRDVGTVDAFWEANIDLTHVVPELNLYDDEWPILSLQRQVPPAKFVFDDEGRRGMAMDSLISGGCIVSGATVRRSILFSKVRVAEASLVEDSVILPNVQIGRRVVLKRAIVDKGCVLPDGFRAGLNLDEDRARFHVSPRGVVLITPDMLAAPRPGEPPAHALPATDEDSAAMPLSPLSL
- a CDS encoding amidase, whose translation is MNASRPPSPAPSPDTPDGITDLDAHALSAAIHARQLSCREVMAAYLARIHRLNPALRAIVNLAPDERLLAQADRHDAELAPGHARTGSRGWLHGIPQAIKDAAMAEGFATTVGSPLLAGAVAPHDGLMAARMKAAGAIVIGKTNMPELGLGSHTFNPLFGATPNAWDATVSAGGSSGGAAVALAQRLLPVADGSDFMGSLRNPAAWNHVFGLRPSQGRVPLWPAQELWISQLGTEGPMARSVRDLAALLATQAGPDPRTPLALADGASFALSPAHADPASLRGLRIGWLGDLGGHLALEDGILPACQAALARFESAGAEVQPVRFAVDLDALWQAWLVWRRALVAPRVAALLALRPDARQHIKPEALWEHDQAQGLDAMALLRAGELRSRFHDACLALWRQVDLLALPVTQAWPFALGERWPAQIAGRPMDTYHRWMESTLYATFAGAPAISLPAGFHANGRWPAGLQLIAPPRADARLLQAAAAYETLAAGLLARRPPAPAGPPA
- a CDS encoding cysteine-rich CWC family protein; the encoded protein is MTGLAAGTGATTAEPAGNTPATTPATTPADTAAKPAADTPPPDRCPRCGGGFHCGVQGPAPCPCSTLSLAPALQATLRQRYRGCLCLACLQALAAGAEP
- a CDS encoding malonate--CoA ligase, with protein sequence MSDNHNLFSALRAAFPADLDRPAIEVLDGPCAGSLYSWRDLDRATAMMANLIDSLGLPPASRIAVQTEKSVEALVLYLAVLRAGHVFLPLNTAYQEAEIGYFIGNAEPAVVVCAPKNFTWVSRIAFASGTAHVFTLGDDRSGSLLERAAHHGDQHTPAVKPADALAAILYTSGTTGRSKGAMLSHGNLLSNAQVLKSYWDWQPDDVLIHALPIFHVHGLFVASHGALLNGSTMLWLNRFEPKTVIAQFPRATVFMGVPTLYVRMLGEAALSTAQAAHMRLFISGSAPLLVETFDDWTTRTGHVILERYGMSETVMLTSNPGRASDGARQRGTVGPALPGVAVRVVRDDGSACNSGEIGHIQVRGPNVFAGYWRMPEKTAEEFASDAQGQRWFKTGDVGQRAADGFITIVGRSKDLIISGGYNVYPAEIEGFINEMPGVAESAVIGVPHPDFGEAVVAVVVARPGATLDAAAMVAGLKAQIANFKVPKQLFVVADLPRNAMGKVQKNLLREQHQGLFA